The genomic window ctaaaacctGACTAAATCACCAATTCAAATGAggtttcccctttccccctactcaataaagtcaaatggctccctattacctccaggatcaaatataaaatcctctagtTTTTAAAAGCCCTTCTTAACCTGGcttttttctacctttccagtcttcttagaccttGCTACCTTCCACATACTCTATGATCTGAAGACACTGGCTTCCTAGCTGTTTCTCCTAGAAGACACTCTTGGGTCCCTACTTTTTCACTGGCTGAAATGCACTACTTCTTtgcttccccagcttccttcaaagatccagtgaaattccatcttctgcaaaaagtctttagtacagtgtctggcacattatgtttccttccttccagtcccCTTcagtgctagtgccttccctttgataTGATCTCCTTGAATACATCTGGTTTGTACACAGATGTTTGCATATTGCCTCTCagattagaatgtgaacttcttgagtcCAGGGCctgcttttcacttttttttttttttggtatccctagtgcttagcccacagggcctggcacatagtaaatgcttaatagagGCCTGTTAACATCAGTCTAACTCTTGGATCAACTTAACTCAAACAAGCATCTTCTGTTAAACAAAGTATCTaataaagggagaaaggagatgcTGACATCCTCTAATCAGCCAATAATCTTTCTTTGGGAAGGGGGGAGATAAGGCTTTGAAGATGATGGGAAGAAACACCTAAATGACCCCCTTGCCTCTCAGTCCTGGGCTCCTCCTCCCTCCGTGGTCCTTCAGGTAAAACTGATATCCGCTGGGAGCCTCTCACATCTGAATTTAAGCAGGACCCTAATAGAAATGAGATCCCGGTCTGGAATCCCTCTGCACTTCGTTGATATCACCAATCAGTAAGCCTTCAGTAAGAGCATTCTGTGCAAGGAAGGCTGTAGGGCTGGATGGAGGTGGGCATGGGgggagtggagaagagggaaggagaagggggaggtagggagaggaaagagaggccgGGTGAgacagggaggaggggaaaaaagtgaaaaatctctgctttcaaggaactatACCTTCTACCATAGaaaaattatttactttccaTTGGCAGAGATAGCTAGCTCAGAGTGAAGGACGGAAGCGGGTGCTTTTACAGCAAAGTGTTAAGAAAAAGGTTTTAATCTTCATTTCacatataaatgtaaattgtATGAAACTACGTTCTATTTTATAATACATAATTATGTTGTGTTAGATAATATGTATCACTGTTACATTACCCtgtataaatacatttatttacatgTATCATTTGGGGacactcccctccctcctcgGTGTGGGAGCCTGCACTGGTTCCGCCTGAGCTGCAGGTGGCGCTGTCGGGAACGCGGCCGAGGGAAGGGGCCCTCTCTCCGGGCCAGCTAGCGCCACGCTGTTCCTCTGCGGCGACGCAGGACTGGTGGAGCGGCATGGCTCCGGCTCCGGCCCCGCTGTCGCTGCTCCGGGCGGGTGAGCGAATAGACAGAGCGGCGCGAACCACTCTGCTGTGGCCCGGGCCCTCCGTGCACAGCGCCGCCGGAGGGCCCGGCCTTGGGGAGCTGGGGGAGAagcgggcgggggcggggggacCAGGCAGGAGGGAGAacggagagggggaggggaggactcGGCGAGGAGacgggagaaagaagggaaaggagggcgAAGCGGGAGGGGAAACGGGAGGAGAGAAGCCGGGAGGAGGACAGGCAGGTCCTGGGGacgagggggaggggagaagggcttGGGGCTGGGGGGACCGCGGGACCCTGATTAATTAGAGACCAGCGGTTCTTAACCCAGGGGTTTCGTCCTTTTCACAACTGTACTTCAGCATGATTTTGGGTGTGTCTCGCGTATTTAAACACGCCATTCTGAGCAGGGCCCCGTAGGCTCGGTCAGACGGCCCACGGGTCCAGGAGGTCCGGATCTGGAAGCCAGCCCCCTGTTCCTTCCCCAGGCAGTCTGCCCAGGTTTCCTTGGCTGGACGTCCTTGGCAAGGCCTCGCCACGGGCTTCCCGGCTCGGCCTTCGGATGCACGGAAGCGTTCCCGCCGCAGCCATCGTCCAACGGGAGGATAACGGTGGGAATGTCCCGGGTAAGCAGGAAAACGGGAGCCCTCCGTAGGAACCCCCTTcttcttgaggagggagggaaggagggatgccCCCAGTGGCCGCACAGTGGGTGTCACCGCCCTGCACTTGAACTCCGCTCTGCTGCTTGCTGCATGCATGCCCGTGGGCAGTGAGGGGGTTGGGTGTTCTTAGATGCCTTGTCTGGGATCTCAGTCCTGGACCCATCCCAGCTGGCCGGTGATGCTTGGGAAGtcccctcttcccctcatttCCATCTAAGTTCCATATAGATCTGTAATTCTAAGTGGAGTACTTCCATCTCCATGCCAGTGGGCACTTTCTAGCAttgaacacagtgcctggcacacaggcttttaggcagctaggtgttagAGTAAATAGAgcgtaggcctggagtcaggaaccacttgagttccagtctggccttactagctctgtgaccctgagcaagtcacttaatctccaaaTGCCTATGTTTCCCCATCCACAAAACGAAGATAATAACGGCAtccacttcacagggttgttttgaggatcacatGAGTAAACACTCTGTAAatgctttcccccttcccttcccctttatggatgaggaaactgaggcacagaaagtgaACATGATTTGCCAAGAGTCACAGGTAGTAATTTACAGAGCTCAGACTTGAACCAAGTCTTCCAGCTCCACTTCTAgtcttctttccattataccacatacACTTCTCTAAATTACCTAAAGTCGTAATGCTAGTAAGTAGCAaggccagattttgaactcaaattttctgaGAATCAGTTCCATCGTCATTGCCCTTTCTACGGTGCCATCATaaaacttagaactggaaggaatcttggagtTGATGTATTCCTGCATTTTACTGAGTAAACTGAAACCTAGAAAGGGAAGGGATTAGCCTTAAATCAGACAGTTAATTTGTgacagattccaaatccagccatTAGTTTTCCTGAAATAGGTTATTGATTTATGCTCTTTAGGTACAGTGAGGTATTTTCAGAGGAGTGGGATATCCTGTTTTAGAAAACATGGGATCATAGGAATTAGAATTGATAAAAGCTTAAGAAATCCTCTATGAGACTATGGCAAATAAAGCAGACCAAAGTCATACAGGGAGTTTGTGTTAGAGGTAAGCAAGGAACTTTCTGATTAAACCATGAAGTCAAATGCCTGCCGTATCTTCCTTCCAAAGGGTGGTTCTGAAAGAGGATGCTCTTGTCAATTTTCAAAAATCGATGTTAGTGTAGTAAACAACTCTGTTtcgtatattttaaaattcaccagtgttcatttttcttcctctagatCTCAGTGACAAGATTTTGACTGAACCCCTCAAACACTCTGATTTCTTTAATGTAAAGGAACTGTTTTCCCTCAAAACTCTTTTTGATGCCAGAGTACATTTAGGACATAAAAAAGGTTGTCGTCACAGGTATGCTCAGCCTTCTTTGCTGTGTTCCCAATATAAAAAAGCCATAGCAAGTGAATGTAGGTGGGATTTCAAGAAGTACTTTTAGAGTCTCAGGTTTAATCATTTGTAGtaattttccaggtttttccagaTTAGTTCAGTAGGTGTTTATAAAGCatctgttttactcattgagCACTTATATACTGTTTTCTATTGTGgttatttcttttgcttgatgattcagtagataaagtgctgggtaagtcacttaagctctgtttgcttctgtttcttcatttgtaaaatgggaataataatagcacctatgtcccTGTAgtaatgaaaatcaaataaaagaattttaaagtgcatagcacagtgccagacaaatagtaagcactatgtaaattttagcttttgttattattattttgtgcatGTCTTCCCTCACCCTGTAAGCTTCTGAAGGTCAAGCACTGttacttttacttttatttctgtgTTTGGCATATTGCGTACCCTCACTCATTTTCAAACTCCATGTTTCTGGAAATAGACTGTTTTTCCCTAGTGTGGCCCCTGTGAAATGCAAGGGGTAGGGGGAGTAGCACTTTCTAGGTGAATTCTTGCCCTGATAATGCCCCCATAAGAGAAGAATTGTTTTTGATCCTTTCATGGGACTgggttggattatggttttttctccaccttcagAGGTAgcctgaattcttttttattttgtgagaCTGTTGATGTATCCCTAGCTGTTGTGAATGACAATGGAACTATATCGTAAAGAGCAAAACTGACTCCCTTCTCAGAAAGGCTAGTTTAGGAGTCATGGGCTCATCTCCAGCAGACATGGCTGGAGGTTGAGATCCATACACCTCTTCTTCTAAGTATTCATCTCTCATATTTGGTGTCTTTACTAAACCGCCTAGAAATTAAtataatgcatttttaaaatgaggggaaaaaaacctgaggcaaacaagttaagtgacttgctcaaaatcacacagctagttagcgtCTAAGGTCTGATTTGAtctctggtcttctgactccaagcccagtactcttacctgctataccacctagctgccctagaagcCACAtagttagtacttaataaatattggctgcTGCTGGGATTGAGAGTTGACTCTATATACTTTATGTTTAAATGGTATGCCTTGTACAGGTTTATGGAACCATACATCTTTGGGACCCGCCTAGAGCAAGACATCATTGACTTGGACCAAACGGTCAAGCATCTCCAGCTGGCTCTGAACTTTACTGCCCACTTAGCCTATCggaaaggaattattttgttcgtGAGCCGGAACCGGCAGTTCACCCACCTAATAGAAAAATTGGCAGTGGACTGTGGAGAGTATGCCCACACCAGATATTTTAAAGGGGGCTTGCTGACCAATGCCCCTGTCCAGTTTGGCCCTGAGGTCCGTCTCCCAGATCTGATAATATTCTTCCATACCTTGAACAATGTCTTTGAGCCACATGTGGCTGTGAGGGATGCTGCCAAGATGAACATCCCTACTGTGGGCATTGTGGACACAAACTGCAACCCATGCCTCATTTCATACCCCATCCCTGGAAATGACGATTCCCCTGACTCTATCAAACTCTTCTGCCATCTCTTTGGAACAACCATCAAACGAGCTAAGGCAAAGAGGAAGCAAATGGAATTCCTCTATAGCCAGCAGAGCAAACAGATGGCTGACAAGACCGGAGACACATATCAGCAGCCCCCAGGCCCTGCTCAAGAACGTAGACTGTGATGGACTGAAAAAGCCAAGTTTTGTAAAAGGTCACCTGACTTCTACCAAAATAAAAACTGGACCTGACTATCTCCTAGTTCTTAAAACCAAAATTCTCTCCTATCCGTGTACACTAagctgaaaaagaaggaaaatatttttgctaTCTAATAATAGTCATTGTTTTATCCTTAAatgtaatttcatattttttgtagtgttttcatattcattatctcatttgatcctcctaataaCCCTTTGAGCTAGCTTGGGGAAATGGTattacattcattttacagaaaaggaagctgaagtccAGGTGAAAgaatgacttattcaaggtcagaTAACAGATGAAtaatgacagagccaggattagaacgcAGATTTCTAATTCTTCATCTAGTACATATTGCAGTATAATGACAATATCTCCTATAGTTATGTTGGACTCACTGTTGAGGGGATATAAGACTCATTTTAAATTATGACAATGGAAGAGATAAGCTGAATAAATTCAGCTGGGGGAAAGCCAGAGAATAACATGTGCTTTGAGGATCTCAATAATACATATTAGTGGTctacatgagaaaattgaggaaccAGAGGGGAGTAGCATAGATGGAAAGTATTTACATGGAGATCAGTGTAGCAAGAATAGAGTGATTTTTATCACAGAATAGTCTGCTGAATTGAAAGTGGAAACAGATGAGTTTGGGAAACATTACAAGTCTGGCACAGAAATATGACATAATAGTTGTGGAAGACATCAGTTATCTAGACATCTTCAGAAGAACTTCAGTTATCCACACAGCTGTCAGTGTTCTATCAAAAGAAGAGTAGTTAAGTGCTTCATTTGCCTCAATGATAATTTGATCCttcaaaaaaaggaattttaatacTGGCTTTTATTCTCACTAACAAGGAGGCAGTGTTTCCTGAGGTTGAAATAAGGGGAAGTAACCACTCTCTTTGGCTCAAAGTCTTTAGGAAAAGTCAACTCTAAGGTGTTAGGTGATACTCATAAttctgaagacaaaaggaaacaattaCAATGAGGAGGGAAAATAGGAGTTACCTGAAAAGACCAGTGGATGCACAGGGACCTCAACAGCttagatttaaaaagaaatgtatagaAGATGAAAGCAGTGGCAGATAAGATGAATATGAGCACGGCATGGTCCTGGGAAAACAATGTGGAAAACAGCTACTGGGATAGGAATTAatggg from Notamacropus eugenii isolate mMacEug1 chromosome 1, mMacEug1.pri_v2, whole genome shotgun sequence includes these protein-coding regions:
- the MRPS2 gene encoding small ribosomal subunit protein uS2m isoform X1; this translates as MAPAPAPLSLLRAGSLPRFPWLDVLGKASPRASRLGLRMHGSVPAAAIVQREDNGGNVPDLSDKILTEPLKHSDFFNVKELFSLKTLFDARVHLGHKKGCRHRFMEPYIFGTRLEQDIIDLDQTVKHLQLALNFTAHLAYRKGIILFVSRNRQFTHLIEKLAVDCGEYAHTRYFKGGLLTNAPVQFGPEVRLPDLIIFFHTLNNVFEPHVAVRDAAKMNIPTVGIVDTNCNPCLISYPIPGNDDSPDSIKLFCHLFGTTIKRAKAKRKQMEFLYSQQSKQMADKTGDTYQQPPGPAQERRL
- the MRPS2 gene encoding small ribosomal subunit protein uS2m isoform X2, with product MHGSVPAAAIVQREDNGGNVPDLSDKILTEPLKHSDFFNVKELFSLKTLFDARVHLGHKKGCRHRFMEPYIFGTRLEQDIIDLDQTVKHLQLALNFTAHLAYRKGIILFVSRNRQFTHLIEKLAVDCGEYAHTRYFKGGLLTNAPVQFGPEVRLPDLIIFFHTLNNVFEPHVAVRDAAKMNIPTVGIVDTNCNPCLISYPIPGNDDSPDSIKLFCHLFGTTIKRAKAKRKQMEFLYSQQSKQMADKTGDTYQQPPGPAQERRL